Proteins encoded in a region of the Polyodon spathula isolate WHYD16114869_AA chromosome 9, ASM1765450v1, whole genome shotgun sequence genome:
- the LOC121320573 gene encoding transmembrane gamma-carboxyglutamic acid protein 1-like, translating into MGSVFLSPNQANSVLKRFPRANGLLEEIKQGNIERECREETCSYEEAREAFENDEKTREFWYEYSKELNGDNGFSVDGNRFHSVYLIVPLLAGLLVIIVVLVAIWHCHSRKMFQRGTTFSERRHQRSQADRSMSLVDMDHRGHVSYHPGTSPQSDMSTSSGLTAASPAYMGADLAPGRLSNGEPPPSYEEATGHTDVRIETAGPHTDLPPQYEDIINTSVTVSNVK; encoded by the exons ATGGGAAGTG TTTTCCTGTCACCAAACCAAGCCAACTCAGTTCTGAAAAGGTTCCCAAGAGCAAACGGCCTGCTTGAAGAAATAAAACAGGGGAACATTGAGCGGGAATGTCGGGAGGAAACCTGCTCCTATGAGGAAGCAAGAGAGGCATTTGAAAACGATGAAAAAACA AGGGAGTTTTGGTACGAATACAGTAAGGAATTGAACGGCGACAACGGTTTCAGTGTAGATGGAAATCGCTTCCATTCTGTCTACCTTATCGTCCCCCTCCTGGCAGGCCTCCTTGTGATAATCGTTGTCTTGGTAGCTATTTGGCACTGCCACTCCCGAAAGATGTTTCAAAGAGGGACCACTTTCAGCGAGCGGAGGCATCAACGGAGCCAGGCTGACAGAAGCATGTCTCTGGTAGACATGGATCATCGAGGCCACGTCTCTTACCATCCTGGCACTTCTCCTCAATCTGACATGAGCACAAGCAGCGGCCTAACCGCGGCATCCCCTGCATACATGGGGGCGGATCTGGCGCCAGGGAGACTGTCAAATGGAGAGCCGCCCCCTTCATATGAAGAAGCCACAGGACACACTGATGTTCGGATTGAAACAGCAGGGCCACATACAGATCTGCCTCCCCAGTACGAGGACATAATTAACACCAGTGTGACTGTAAGCAATGTGAAATAA